A region from the Streptosporangium sp. NBC_01756 genome encodes:
- a CDS encoding class I SAM-dependent methyltransferase has protein sequence MGIRAVVRNAVRPAYLPVMTHKVWLRMTVGHERERVAATKWASERAESVDEWGSLIDATLWRESVQFAGSLSESAQPQVRRLAAAGVDLGGPGGVELLYFLTRALRPIVAVETGVAAGWSTSAILAAMRANEAGHLYSSDFPFFRLPDPERYIGCVVPEDLKDSWTLLIKGDRRNLEEILPPGRQVGLFHYDSDKTRDGREFFLRRSRSHLAENHVIVMDDIQDNLVFREYAEAQPLFRVFAYMGKYIGMTGPGLMTMEKKGPVE, from the coding sequence ATGGGTATCCGTGCTGTCGTTCGCAACGCTGTCCGCCCGGCCTATCTTCCGGTCATGACTCATAAAGTCTGGCTGCGAATGACAGTGGGGCACGAGCGAGAAAGGGTCGCAGCCACCAAGTGGGCGTCCGAACGGGCGGAGAGCGTCGACGAATGGGGAAGTCTCATCGACGCGACCCTCTGGAGAGAGAGCGTGCAGTTTGCGGGGTCCCTGTCCGAATCGGCACAACCACAGGTTCGCAGGCTCGCCGCCGCAGGTGTGGATCTGGGAGGGCCGGGCGGTGTCGAGCTCCTCTACTTTCTCACCCGCGCCCTCCGCCCCATCGTGGCGGTGGAGACGGGGGTGGCCGCCGGCTGGTCCACCTCGGCGATTCTCGCGGCGATGCGGGCGAACGAGGCCGGCCATCTGTACTCGAGTGATTTTCCCTTCTTCCGCCTCCCCGACCCGGAGCGATATATCGGATGCGTCGTTCCCGAGGATCTCAAGGACTCATGGACCCTGCTCATCAAGGGGGACCGAAGAAATCTTGAGGAGATTCTCCCGCCGGGGCGCCAGGTGGGCCTCTTTCATTACGACTCCGACAAGACGAGAGACGGAAGGGAGTTCTTTCTTCGACGGTCGCGGTCCCACCTGGCCGAGAACCACGTCATTGTCATGGATGACATCCAGGACAACCTGGTCTTCCGGGAGTACGCGGAGGCGCAACCTCTCTTCCGCGTCTTCGCGTACATGGGAAAATACATCGGCATGACCGGGCCAGGTCTGATGACCATGGAAAAGAAGGGGCCTGTGGAATAG
- a CDS encoding GtrA family protein translates to MVEVEKRTTHGGKSHSGPWATIWALGGHRITYLLAGAMTAAVHYALLGLGLLAAEDSVPYLFLVVASHLITVVIVYPWYRLIVFRVRGESWLAGYLRFYAVGMSFLMASVIGIPIFVELMGISIMAAQALVIIASPPLSYAIHRRWTFRDRGSV, encoded by the coding sequence ATGGTTGAAGTCGAAAAGCGCACAACCCACGGCGGGAAATCGCATTCGGGGCCATGGGCCACGATCTGGGCTCTTGGTGGTCACCGCATCACATATCTGTTGGCCGGCGCCATGACGGCCGCGGTTCATTACGCTCTTCTTGGCCTGGGATTACTGGCCGCCGAGGATTCGGTCCCCTACCTTTTCCTGGTCGTGGCCAGCCATCTGATCACCGTGGTGATCGTCTACCCCTGGTACCGGCTGATCGTCTTCCGGGTCCGCGGGGAATCCTGGTTGGCGGGCTATCTACGGTTCTATGCAGTCGGGATGAGCTTCCTGATGGCATCCGTCATCGGAATTCCGATTTTTGTGGAATTGATGGGAATTTCGATTATGGCGGCACAGGCGTTGGTGATCATCGCGAGTCCGCCGCTGAGCTATGCGATACACCGGAGGTGGACATTTCGCGACCGGGGAAGCGTGTGA
- a CDS encoding glucose-1-phosphate thymidylyltransferase translates to MKALVLAGGKGTRLRPLTHTSAKQLVPVANKPVLYYGLEAIRAAGITDVGIVVGDTGHEIRQAVGDGSRFGIDVTYIPQEAPLGLAHCVLIAEEFLAGEPFVMYLGDNFLVGGITDLVDAFRGAGHDAQILLTRVAEPQFYGVAELGPGGEILGLEEKPERPRSDLAIVGVYIFSPAIHEAVRAITPSARGELEITDAVKWLIDDGARVHSHLVSGYWKDTGRLQDMLECNRIVLEQIEPDVKGMVDGLSEITGRVVVERGAVVEGSILRGPIVIGADTKIISSYVGPFTSIGSGCRMEKTEIEYSIVLDDSSVHGVSRIARSLIGRNVEVSSAENMPNTHEFMVGDHSKIRVCS, encoded by the coding sequence GTGAAGGCACTCGTTCTGGCGGGCGGCAAGGGGACGAGGCTGCGCCCGCTGACCCATACCTCGGCGAAGCAACTGGTCCCCGTCGCCAACAAGCCGGTGCTCTACTACGGGCTTGAGGCGATCCGGGCCGCGGGCATCACCGACGTGGGCATCGTCGTCGGTGACACCGGCCACGAGATCCGCCAGGCCGTCGGAGACGGCTCGAGATTCGGCATCGACGTCACCTACATTCCTCAGGAGGCCCCGCTGGGCCTGGCGCACTGCGTCCTGATCGCCGAGGAGTTCCTCGCCGGCGAACCCTTCGTGATGTACCTGGGCGACAATTTCCTGGTGGGCGGGATCACCGACCTGGTGGACGCCTTCCGCGGGGCCGGCCACGACGCCCAGATCCTGCTCACCAGAGTCGCCGAACCGCAGTTCTACGGAGTCGCCGAACTCGGGCCGGGAGGTGAGATCCTCGGACTGGAGGAGAAGCCGGAGCGCCCGCGCAGCGATCTCGCGATCGTCGGGGTGTACATCTTCTCTCCGGCCATCCACGAGGCGGTCCGGGCGATCACACCCTCCGCGCGAGGTGAGCTGGAGATCACCGACGCCGTCAAGTGGCTCATCGACGACGGTGCCCGTGTCCACTCCCATCTCGTCAGCGGCTACTGGAAGGACACCGGACGCCTGCAGGACATGCTGGAGTGCAACCGCATCGTCCTTGAGCAGATCGAGCCCGATGTCAAGGGCATGGTGGATGGCCTGAGTGAGATCACCGGACGGGTCGTCGTGGAGCGGGGGGCGGTGGTGGAGGGCTCGATCCTCCGCGGACCCATCGTGATCGGGGCGGACACCAAGATCATATCGTCCTATGTCGGCCCCTTCACCTCGATCGGCTCGGGGTGCCGGATGGAGAAGACCGAGATCGAATACTCGATAGTGCTCGACGACTCCTCCGTCCACGGCGTCTCGCGCATCGCCCGCTCCCTGATCGGGCGCAACGTCGAGGTGAGCAGCGCGGAAAACATGCCCAACACCCATGAGTTCATGGTGGGCGACCACAGCAAGATACGGGTGTGCTCATGA
- a CDS encoding nucleotide sugar dehydrogenase, producing the protein MGEKLVVVGQGYVGLPLAMRAVGAGFDVVGIDLDEWRVKRLNAAESYVEDVGDDLLAAAHRSGRYLASTDYADAEGFDVCVITVPTPLREGVPDLRHIGSAGESLAPLIRPGATVILESTTYPGTTEEYLRPLLEEGSGLCTPEDFFLGYSPERIDPGNPRWHLENTPKVVSGLDGASLERTREFYGRIVRDVVPVSSMQVAELCKLLENTFRHVNIALVNELSIFAQQLGIDVWEAIDAASTKPFGYMRFTPGPGVGGHCLPIDPSYLSWKVKRSLGHNFRFVELANDINDHMPDHVVHRLILGLNRRRKAVRGSRVFLLGLAYKKNAGDCRESPAIEVAKALRKLGADVLAADPHVNALMPPQGIELVQPTACELSQADAVVILTDHDCFDYEMVQRVSPFVFDTRDRCRGANVERL; encoded by the coding sequence ATGGGAGAGAAACTGGTCGTCGTCGGCCAGGGTTACGTCGGCCTGCCTCTGGCGATGCGCGCGGTCGGCGCGGGGTTCGACGTCGTGGGGATCGATCTGGACGAGTGGCGGGTCAAACGGCTCAACGCCGCCGAGTCCTATGTCGAGGACGTCGGCGACGACCTGCTGGCCGCCGCCCACCGTTCCGGCCGCTACCTGGCCAGCACCGACTACGCCGACGCGGAGGGGTTCGACGTCTGCGTGATAACGGTGCCGACGCCACTGCGCGAGGGTGTTCCCGACCTTCGCCACATCGGCTCGGCCGGCGAGTCGCTGGCTCCGTTGATACGGCCGGGCGCCACGGTGATCCTGGAGTCCACCACCTATCCCGGAACCACCGAGGAGTATCTCCGGCCGCTGCTGGAGGAGGGCTCGGGGCTGTGCACGCCGGAGGACTTCTTTCTGGGCTACAGCCCGGAACGGATCGACCCGGGCAACCCCCGATGGCATCTGGAGAACACGCCGAAGGTCGTCTCCGGGCTCGACGGGGCATCTCTGGAAAGGACCCGCGAGTTCTACGGACGCATCGTGCGCGACGTCGTCCCGGTCTCGTCGATGCAGGTCGCCGAGCTGTGCAAGCTCTTGGAGAACACCTTCCGGCATGTCAACATCGCCCTGGTGAACGAGCTGTCGATCTTCGCTCAGCAGCTGGGGATCGATGTCTGGGAAGCGATCGACGCCGCCTCCACCAAACCGTTCGGATATATGCGCTTCACCCCCGGCCCAGGAGTCGGCGGGCACTGCCTGCCGATCGATCCGTCCTATCTGTCATGGAAGGTGAAACGCAGCCTGGGGCACAACTTCCGGTTCGTGGAGTTGGCCAACGACATCAACGACCACATGCCGGACCATGTCGTGCATCGGCTGATCCTCGGCCTGAACCGGCGGCGCAAGGCGGTCAGGGGCAGCCGGGTGTTCCTGCTCGGCCTCGCCTACAAGAAGAACGCCGGAGACTGCCGCGAGTCGCCCGCCATCGAGGTGGCCAAGGCCCTGCGTAAGCTGGGTGCCGACGTGCTGGCCGCCGATCCCCACGTGAACGCGTTGATGCCGCCGCAGGGGATCGAGCTCGTCCAGCCGACGGCCTGCGAGCTGTCGCAGGCGGACGCGGTCGTGATTCTGACCGACCACGACTGCTTCGACTACGAGATGGTCCAGCGGGTGAGCCCCTTCGTCTTCGACACACGTGACCGCTGCCGGGGAGCCAACGTCGAGCGCCTCTGA
- a CDS encoding glycosyltransferase family 2 protein → MSVSVVIPCYRSARTLPTLVARLMPVLRDLSVRHEVILVVDGSPDDTWETAVELAHRFVGVRAIHLSRNYGQHNALVAGIREAGCEVVVTMDDDLQHPPEQIPLLLATLEGDRLDLVYGVPHSEEHGFLRNVASQLVKAGMAGGLGIRTARTISAFRAFRTCLRDGFEGLSGPHASIDVALSWSTTKVGSVRVHMIERAQGRSNYTPRLLVRHALNMLLGYSATPLRMASWLGFLTGVFGLLLGGTVLWRFAAGDTTVAGFTTIASMVALFSSAQLISIGVLGEYVGRIHGSGMGRPTYVVRERAGSPALRPFDGPSVPAGTRAGSASGEQ, encoded by the coding sequence ATGTCAGTGTCGGTGGTTATTCCGTGTTACCGTTCCGCACGGACGCTTCCGACATTGGTGGCCAGGCTCATGCCGGTCCTCCGTGACCTCTCCGTCCGGCACGAGGTCATCCTCGTCGTCGACGGAAGCCCGGACGACACCTGGGAGACGGCCGTCGAGCTGGCCCACCGATTCGTGGGCGTCCGCGCGATCCACCTGTCCCGCAACTACGGCCAGCACAACGCGCTGGTCGCCGGCATCAGGGAGGCGGGATGCGAGGTCGTCGTCACGATGGACGACGACCTGCAGCACCCGCCGGAGCAGATCCCCCTGCTGCTGGCCACGCTTGAGGGCGACCGCCTCGACCTGGTGTACGGCGTTCCGCACAGCGAGGAGCACGGGTTCCTCCGGAACGTCGCATCCCAATTGGTGAAGGCGGGCATGGCAGGCGGCCTGGGTATCCGCACCGCCCGGACGATCAGCGCCTTCCGCGCCTTCCGGACGTGTCTCCGCGACGGGTTCGAGGGCCTGTCCGGGCCGCACGCGTCGATCGACGTGGCCCTGTCCTGGTCCACGACGAAGGTCGGTTCGGTCAGGGTGCACATGATCGAGCGCGCCCAGGGCCGGTCCAACTACACACCGCGCCTGCTGGTCCGGCACGCGTTGAACATGCTTCTCGGCTACAGCGCGACTCCCCTGCGGATGGCGAGCTGGCTGGGATTCCTCACCGGTGTCTTCGGTCTGCTGCTGGGCGGCACGGTTCTGTGGCGTTTCGCCGCGGGCGACACCACGGTCGCCGGGTTCACCACCATCGCCTCGATGGTCGCGCTCTTCTCGTCCGCTCAGCTGATATCCATCGGGGTTCTCGGTGAGTACGTCGGCCGCATCCACGGAAGCGGAATGGGACGACCGACCTACGTGGTACGGGAGCGGGCCGGTTCGCCCGCCCTCCGGCCGTTCGACGGTCCTAGCGTTCCCGCGGGCACGAGAGCCGGTTCCGCATCAGGTGAACAGTGA
- a CDS encoding DUF4082 domain-containing protein produces the protein MCSSQSDAVDQTVGRAAPEEPRCAAVAPPSPDPAEASGRRAEYRREFIAPATGAGRRRPLRQSVGRSLLKGSVAVALVAGMVAAAPAGIASAKPVRASATPVSLGAAAPFGALAQTAVSNMNETSITGDLGVSPGSSVVGFPPGTVSGTIHANDATAAQAMTDAVAAYNNAAGQTPDATVPAQLGGTTKAPGVYNSSTGSFSISGTLTLDAQGDPDAVFIFQASTLTTANVSNINLLRGAQADNVFWQLSNNATLGTYCTFRGNVLTQNAVTINTGAAIFGRVFALIGTISAQGTGGIPATRVTVPNDPPTTTTLVSSLNPAWQGDPVTFTATVQANSGSVIPAGEVVFKDGSTIVRSTFVNPSGVATFTTAGLSPGQHTITAVYLGGDTFDNEALIHFAPSTSPALSQTVSDSLWNKTAIPATASQPDSQPVTLGVKFKSSTAGTATGVRFYKGPQNTGTHTGSLWTSSGQLLTSVTFANETPSGWQQANFGTPVALTANTTYVISYHAPAGAYSTTRPYFATQYTNGPLTALSDGAGGGNGVYTYGATSTFPTASYQATNYWVDVIFAPSDSLWNKTATPATASQPDSQPVTLGVKFNTSTAGTATGVRFYKAPQNTGTHTGSLWTSSGQHLTTATFANETPSGWQQANFGTPVALTANTTYIISYHAPAGAYSTTRPYFATQYTNGPLTALSDGAGGGNGVYTYGATNTFPTTSYQATNYWVDVIFHS, from the coding sequence ATGTGCAGTTCCCAGAGCGATGCCGTTGACCAGACGGTCGGCAGAGCCGCGCCGGAAGAGCCGCGGTGTGCGGCGGTCGCGCCACCCTCGCCGGATCCGGCGGAGGCGTCTGGCCGCCGTGCGGAGTACCGGCGGGAGTTCATCGCACCCGCGACCGGTGCCGGCCGCCGTCGCCCGCTCCGGCAGAGCGTCGGTCGCTCCCTGCTCAAAGGGTCCGTCGCCGTCGCCCTGGTAGCAGGCATGGTCGCCGCCGCCCCTGCGGGCATCGCCAGCGCGAAACCGGTGAGAGCGAGCGCGACGCCGGTGAGTCTCGGCGCCGCCGCGCCCTTCGGGGCGCTCGCCCAGACGGCGGTGAGCAACATGAACGAGACCTCGATCACCGGGGACCTCGGAGTGAGCCCGGGCTCCTCGGTGGTCGGATTCCCCCCCGGCACCGTGTCGGGGACCATACACGCGAACGACGCCACCGCGGCGCAGGCCATGACCGACGCGGTCGCCGCCTACAACAACGCCGCCGGGCAGACGCCCGACGCCACCGTACCGGCCCAACTGGGTGGGACGACCAAGGCTCCGGGGGTCTACAACTCCTCCACCGGAAGCTTCTCGATCAGCGGCACACTCACCCTCGACGCCCAGGGTGATCCCGACGCCGTCTTCATCTTCCAGGCGTCCACCCTCACCACGGCGAACGTCAGCAACATCAACCTCCTGCGCGGCGCGCAGGCGGACAACGTCTTCTGGCAACTCAGCAACAACGCGACTCTGGGAACGTATTGCACGTTCCGGGGGAACGTGCTGACCCAGAACGCGGTCACGATCAACACCGGCGCCGCCATCTTCGGCCGTGTCTTCGCGCTCATCGGCACTATCAGCGCCCAGGGCACCGGCGGTATCCCCGCCACCCGCGTCACCGTGCCGAACGACCCGCCGACCACCACGACCCTGGTCTCCTCGCTCAACCCCGCCTGGCAGGGCGATCCGGTGACCTTCACCGCCACGGTCCAGGCGAACTCCGGCTCGGTCATCCCGGCCGGGGAAGTGGTCTTCAAGGACGGCTCCACCATCGTCCGCTCGACTTTCGTCAATCCTTCGGGCGTCGCCACGTTCACCACCGCGGGTCTCAGTCCGGGACAACACACGATCACCGCCGTCTATCTGGGCGGAGACACCTTCGACAACGAGGCTTTGATCCACTTTGCGCCGAGCACGTCACCCGCGCTGTCCCAGACCGTGTCGGACAGTCTGTGGAACAAGACAGCGATCCCGGCCACCGCGTCACAGCCCGACTCCCAGCCCGTCACGCTGGGGGTGAAGTTCAAGTCGTCGACGGCCGGCACCGCCACCGGGGTCCGCTTCTACAAGGGCCCCCAGAACACCGGAACCCATACCGGGAGCCTGTGGACCAGCAGCGGCCAACTCCTCACCAGCGTGACCTTCGCCAACGAGACCCCGTCCGGATGGCAACAGGCGAACTTCGGAACACCCGTCGCGCTCACCGCCAACACCACCTACGTCATCTCGTACCACGCCCCGGCGGGGGCCTACTCCACAACCCGCCCCTACTTCGCCACGCAGTACACCAACGGCCCCCTCACCGCCCTCTCCGACGGCGCGGGCGGCGGCAACGGCGTCTACACCTACGGCGCGACCAGCACCTTCCCCACCGCCAGCTACCAGGCCACCAACTACTGGGTCGACGTGATATTCGCCCCGTCGGACAGTCTGTGGAACAAGACAGCGACCCCGGCCACCGCGTCACAGCCCGACTCCCAGCCCGTCACGCTGGGGGTGAAGTTCAACACGTCGACGGCCGGCACCGCCACCGGGGTCCGCTTCTACAAGGCCCCCCAGAACACCGGAACCCACACCGGGAGCCTGTGGACCAGCAGCGGCCAACACCTCACCACCGCGACCTTCGCCAACGAGACCCCGTCCGGATGGCAACAGGCGAACTTCGGAACACCCGTCGCGCTCACCGCCAACACCACCTACATCATCTCGTACCACGCCCCGGCGGGGGCCTACTCCACAACCCGCCCCTACTTCGCCACGCAGTACACCAACGGCCCCCTCACCGCCCTCTCCGACGGCGCGGGCGGCGGCAACGGCGTCTACACCTACGGCGCGACCAACACCTTCCCCACCACCAGCTACCAGGCCACCAACTACTGGGTCGACGTGATATTCCACAGCTAG
- a CDS encoding GNAT family N-acetyltransferase gives MGWYDVMESGAVRARESPLESARFGCSVERLTVSAAAGSPFPVVREAVLGSAADVVVLRYPAENVGWFAELTTLGRTAVFADCLVYWRLPAGKGHAPEWSPDLRTAEPVDPAEVRASVSDIFAAYGNHYMANPLFDVGGALAGYREWALRSAAEGRCLALRGALRGAGVDDVLGLATLEEGDSRTEILLAGIVSGAQGRGLYAYLLKAVEERTLARGATEIVISTQAHNTRVQRAWARYGFEPVQAVLTVHLMRNRLSCPRER, from the coding sequence ATGGGCTGGTACGACGTGATGGAGTCGGGAGCCGTACGGGCTCGGGAGTCCCCACTCGAATCCGCCCGATTCGGGTGTTCCGTCGAGCGGCTGACCGTGTCGGCGGCGGCGGGATCCCCGTTCCCGGTGGTCCGTGAGGCCGTTCTGGGGTCGGCCGCCGACGTCGTCGTGCTGCGCTACCCGGCTGAGAACGTCGGCTGGTTCGCGGAACTGACCACGCTCGGCCGGACAGCCGTGTTCGCCGACTGCCTGGTGTACTGGCGCCTGCCCGCAGGAAAGGGGCACGCGCCCGAGTGGTCGCCGGATCTGCGGACGGCGGAGCCGGTCGACCCGGCCGAGGTGCGGGCGTCGGTCTCCGACATCTTCGCCGCTTACGGGAACCACTACATGGCCAACCCCCTGTTCGACGTCGGCGGCGCGCTGGCGGGCTACCGGGAGTGGGCGCTGAGGTCCGCCGCCGAGGGGCGGTGCCTCGCACTGCGGGGGGCGTTGCGCGGGGCCGGCGTGGACGACGTGCTCGGGCTGGCGACGCTGGAGGAGGGCGATTCCCGGACGGAGATCCTCCTCGCCGGGATCGTCTCCGGAGCGCAGGGGCGCGGTCTCTACGCCTACCTGCTCAAGGCGGTCGAGGAGCGCACGCTGGCCCGCGGCGCGACCGAGATCGTCATCTCCACCCAAGCGCACAATACGCGAGTGCAGAGAGCGTGGGCCAGGTACGGGTTCGAACCCGTACAGGCCGTTCTCACTGTTCACCTGATGCGGAACCGGCTCTCGTGCCCGCGGGAACGCTAG
- the rfbB gene encoding dTDP-glucose 4,6-dehydratase produces the protein MRILVTGGAGFIGSHYVRSLLLGSYPGYEDARVVVLDKLTYAGNLGNLAPLAGHLGYTFVQGDITDQRLLREVVPGCDVIVNFAAETHVDRSIAGAGDFVTTNVLGTQRLLQAALEGGVRTVVQVSTDEVYGSIAQGSWSESAPLLPNSPYSAAKAGGDLICRAYHRTHGLDVRVTRCCNNYGPYQYPEKLIPLFATNLLDGGKVPLYGDGLNVREWLHVDDHCRAIQIVLEKGSPGEVYNIGGGVELTNRELTGWLLAAVGAGWEAVEHVPDRLGHDRRYSLDCGKIQAIGYEPRVDISEGLAEVVRWYRDHQDWWRPLKGQAG, from the coding sequence ATGAGAATCCTCGTCACCGGCGGCGCCGGATTCATCGGATCGCACTATGTGCGCTCCCTGCTGCTCGGTTCGTATCCGGGGTACGAGGACGCCCGTGTCGTCGTTCTCGACAAGCTCACCTACGCCGGGAACCTGGGTAACCTCGCTCCCCTCGCAGGGCACCTCGGCTACACGTTCGTCCAGGGAGACATCACCGACCAGCGGCTTCTCAGGGAAGTCGTCCCCGGGTGCGACGTGATCGTGAACTTCGCGGCCGAGACCCACGTCGACCGGTCCATCGCGGGAGCCGGCGACTTCGTGACGACGAATGTGCTGGGCACCCAGCGGCTTCTTCAGGCGGCGCTCGAGGGCGGTGTCCGGACAGTCGTCCAGGTTTCCACCGACGAGGTGTACGGGTCGATCGCGCAAGGGTCCTGGAGCGAGAGCGCGCCCCTGCTCCCCAACTCCCCTTACTCGGCGGCCAAAGCCGGAGGGGACCTGATCTGCCGGGCCTATCACCGGACTCACGGTCTGGATGTCCGGGTGACCCGCTGCTGCAACAACTACGGTCCCTACCAATATCCCGAGAAGCTCATCCCGCTCTTCGCCACCAACCTGCTCGACGGAGGGAAGGTCCCCCTCTACGGGGACGGGCTCAACGTGCGGGAGTGGCTGCACGTCGACGACCACTGCCGGGCCATTCAGATCGTGCTGGAGAAGGGCTCGCCGGGCGAGGTGTACAACATCGGCGGCGGCGTCGAGCTGACCAACCGGGAGCTGACCGGGTGGCTGCTCGCGGCCGTCGGCGCGGGGTGGGAGGCGGTCGAGCACGTGCCCGACCGCCTCGGGCACGACCGCCGTTACTCCCTTGACTGCGGCAAGATCCAGGCCATCGGCTACGAACCACGGGTGGACATCAGCGAGGGGCTCGCCGAGGTCGTGCGGTGGTATCGCGATCACCAAGACTGGTGGCGCCCGCTGAAGGGGCAGGCAGGCTGA
- a CDS encoding carboxymuconolactone decarboxylase family protein, with the protein MSDHANDSAPDRRIRGLEIMKRVHGWDQAGEGPGDFFGMTVEHLFAEVWSRDGLSMRDRRLLLLGLLIGQGMDDATEVQLDAALRTGELTPDELREIVIFLTHYAGWPRGAKLDTQVEELIARVMRA; encoded by the coding sequence ATGAGCGACCACGCGAACGACAGCGCTCCCGACCGCCGGATCCGCGGATTGGAGATCATGAAGCGAGTCCACGGCTGGGACCAGGCCGGGGAGGGTCCCGGCGACTTCTTCGGCATGACCGTCGAGCACCTGTTCGCCGAGGTATGGTCCAGAGACGGACTGAGCATGCGAGACCGGCGGCTGCTCCTGCTCGGCCTCCTCATCGGGCAGGGCATGGACGACGCGACAGAGGTCCAGCTCGACGCGGCGCTGCGCACCGGCGAGCTCACCCCGGACGAGCTCCGCGAGATCGTCATCTTCCTCACCCACTACGCGGGCTGGCCACGCGGCGCCAAGCTCGACACCCAGGTCGAGGAGCTGATCGCCCGGGTCATGAGGGCGTAG
- the rffA gene encoding dTDP-4-amino-4,6-dideoxygalactose transaminase — MSATFLKSIPFNRTHVSGNELGYLTEAVRQGFTCGDGPFTRRATGLLKETTGAKEALLTSSCTHALEMSALLLGLQPGDEVIMPSFTFVSTANAYALRGAVPVFADCRPDTLNVDERLLEAAVTDRTRAVVVVHYAGVACEMEAIGELCERRGLTLIEDNAHGLGGSYRGRPLGSFGRMAAQSFHATKNVQCGEGGALLLNDAALIGRAEIIREKGTDRSRFYRGQVDKYRWVDIGSSYLLSDVLAAQLTAQLESFGTIQSRRHAVWHRYHEELGDWAAENGISQPVLPEGCDHPAHLYHLLFPDPENRQAFIGHLADRGVQAVFHYQPLHAAPAGLRYGRAAPGGCPVTERAADRLVRLPLFPDMDDADTARVIDATRTYGVR, encoded by the coding sequence GTGAGCGCAACCTTTCTGAAAAGCATCCCGTTCAACCGGACACATGTCTCCGGTAACGAGCTCGGCTACCTCACCGAGGCGGTGCGTCAGGGATTCACCTGCGGAGACGGGCCTTTCACCCGGCGGGCCACCGGACTGCTGAAGGAGACGACCGGGGCGAAGGAGGCGCTGCTGACCAGTTCCTGCACTCACGCGCTGGAGATGTCGGCGTTGCTGCTCGGCCTGCAGCCGGGCGACGAGGTCATCATGCCGTCGTTCACCTTCGTCTCGACGGCCAACGCCTATGCCCTGCGCGGGGCGGTGCCCGTGTTCGCCGACTGCAGGCCCGACACGCTCAACGTGGACGAACGGCTGCTCGAAGCGGCGGTCACCGACCGGACGCGGGCCGTCGTGGTCGTCCACTACGCGGGTGTCGCCTGCGAGATGGAGGCGATCGGGGAGCTCTGCGAGCGGCGTGGCCTCACGCTCATCGAGGACAACGCCCACGGCCTGGGCGGGTCGTATCGGGGTCGGCCTCTCGGGTCGTTCGGCCGGATGGCGGCCCAGAGCTTCCACGCGACCAAGAACGTGCAGTGCGGAGAGGGGGGCGCGCTACTCCTGAACGATGCCGCCCTGATCGGCCGCGCCGAGATCATCAGGGAGAAGGGCACCGACCGCAGCCGGTTCTACCGCGGACAGGTCGACAAGTACCGCTGGGTCGACATCGGCTCCAGCTACCTGCTCTCCGATGTCCTCGCCGCTCAGCTGACCGCTCAGCTGGAGTCGTTCGGCACGATTCAGTCCCGGCGGCACGCCGTGTGGCACAGGTATCACGAGGAACTGGGGGACTGGGCCGCGGAGAACGGGATCTCCCAGCCGGTGCTTCCGGAGGGCTGCGACCACCCGGCGCACCTGTACCATCTGCTGTTCCCGGACCCGGAGAACCGCCAGGCGTTCATCGGTCATCTGGCCGACCGGGGCGTGCAGGCGGTGTTCCACTACCAGCCGCTGCATGCCGCGCCCGCGGGCCTGCGATACGGGCGGGCGGCTCCGGGTGGCTGCCCGGTCACGGAGAGGGCCGCCGACCGCCTGGTACGGCTGCCCCTCTTTCCCGACATGGACGACGCGGACACGGCGCGCGTGATCGACGCGACCCGGACCTACGGGGTGCGCTGA